Proteins from a genomic interval of Corallincola holothuriorum:
- a CDS encoding MATE family efflux transporter, whose translation MLRTIKTRQSRQLFTLALPLMVQALLASSMSFVDALMVGQLGEQVIAALGNAIQLILFCHILLAAIEGGGAVLLAQYYGSGQNRKLGSLLSSLCLVGVVCGLLIAMLFINAGEWLASILTLEMWQAPQHGLAVAPLTGNYLSIIGWSMPFVVVGAILSCAFQSTGDTRTPVKISIAFNLLNIIGNWLLIFGAAIPGVSEPLFTPMGYIGAAISTAVIGSGATIVILWLAAGKKRPWHGQLHRPSFAALGKVFHISLPMSVDGFFWQSARVFCTVVMNAIGAKAFAVYVIVRTLKALLMLPMEGLNSASQILIGQILGKGKFQRAKIASKHSIQLVLLVTTL comes from the coding sequence ATGCTGCGCACGATTAAGACCCGACAAAGCCGCCAGCTTTTCACTTTGGCCTTGCCATTGATGGTGCAAGCACTGCTTGCTTCCAGTATGTCGTTTGTCGATGCACTGATGGTTGGCCAATTAGGTGAACAAGTCATCGCTGCCTTGGGTAACGCGATCCAGTTGATCCTGTTTTGCCACATCCTATTAGCTGCGATTGAAGGCGGTGGTGCCGTATTGCTGGCTCAATACTATGGCTCAGGCCAGAACAGAAAGCTCGGTTCACTACTATCAAGCTTATGCTTAGTCGGTGTAGTTTGTGGCTTACTTATAGCAATGCTGTTTATCAACGCTGGAGAATGGCTGGCCAGTATACTGACACTAGAGATGTGGCAAGCCCCCCAGCACGGTTTAGCAGTAGCTCCTCTTACCGGCAATTACTTAAGCATCATCGGCTGGAGTATGCCGTTTGTGGTTGTCGGTGCGATCCTTTCCTGCGCCTTTCAATCCACCGGCGACACCCGTACCCCAGTAAAAATCAGCATCGCTTTTAACCTACTCAACATTATTGGCAACTGGTTACTGATATTTGGCGCAGCTATTCCTGGGGTTAGCGAGCCTCTATTTACCCCGATGGGTTATATCGGTGCTGCAATATCCACCGCCGTCATCGGTTCAGGTGCGACTATCGTCATACTATGGCTGGCCGCAGGTAAGAAACGCCCCTGGCATGGTCAGTTGCACAGACCAAGTTTCGCAGCGCTAGGGAAAGTGTTTCATATTAGCCTACCTATGTCAGTAGACGGCTTTTTCTGGCAAAGCGCCAGAGTATTCTGCACCGTGGTAATGAACGCCATCGGTGCCAAAGCCTTTGCCGTATACGTAATCGTCCGCACATTAAAAGCGCTACTGATGCTACCGATGGAGGGGCTAAATAGCGCATCACAAATACTGATCGGTCAGATATTGGGCAAAGGAAAATTTCAGCGGGCAAAAATCGCATCTAAGCACAGTATTCAACTTGTCTTGCTGGTGACCACACTCTAG
- a CDS encoding phosphotransferase enzyme family protein, whose protein sequence is MPYEPVQGRLHYILEKYKLEPLGDITISFCSMANEMFSFDTEQGRFYLKNCLKNNSPERIALEIDFSQHLQTNQMPCPEVVPAANGENTVCYNGFVFLMTRVFEGSTPQWNDTLQPWHVSETMRGLGSFHRAAATFPVERDSDRIKSFQFDRQLAWLDSLELKLNSAKTKTSVKEALALLPRLRAVITEIRPEVENKLLPNCQVQMIHGDFHCFNLFFKNEKITGCCDFDFIRRDLVLFDIWWCINSIIDAFYIQKTWRDKVKNPDFQPGTEAMQAPINIAVKECITLYRQTANLTDQELAFLPLMPALLLLNNMQFFEPDNSDEECAEHVQWLTYLLDGVKQHRKQLRQAVVALLKTTADAAHD, encoded by the coding sequence ATGCCATACGAGCCGGTTCAGGGCCGATTACATTACATCCTAGAGAAGTACAAACTAGAGCCTCTCGGTGACATTACAATTAGCTTCTGTTCTATGGCCAATGAGATGTTCAGTTTCGATACTGAACAGGGGCGTTTCTACCTAAAAAATTGTCTAAAAAACAATAGCCCTGAACGAATTGCTTTAGAAATTGATTTTTCCCAGCATCTACAAACTAACCAGATGCCCTGCCCCGAAGTGGTACCTGCGGCGAACGGCGAAAACACGGTCTGTTATAACGGTTTTGTGTTCTTAATGACCCGCGTCTTTGAAGGTTCAACCCCCCAGTGGAATGACACCTTACAGCCTTGGCATGTCAGCGAAACAATGCGCGGATTGGGTTCCTTTCATCGTGCAGCCGCAACTTTTCCTGTTGAGCGAGACAGCGACCGGATTAAAAGCTTTCAATTTGACCGCCAACTCGCATGGTTAGACAGCCTGGAACTGAAATTAAATTCAGCTAAAACAAAAACCTCAGTAAAAGAGGCATTGGCACTATTGCCACGTCTTCGAGCTGTGATAACTGAAATCAGGCCAGAAGTAGAAAATAAGTTACTTCCCAATTGTCAGGTACAGATGATCCACGGTGATTTTCACTGTTTTAATCTGTTCTTCAAAAATGAAAAGATAACGGGCTGCTGCGATTTCGATTTTATTCGCCGGGATCTTGTACTGTTCGATATCTGGTGGTGTATCAACAGCATCATAGACGCATTCTATATCCAGAAAACATGGCGCGATAAGGTCAAAAATCCAGATTTCCAACCTGGTACCGAGGCGATGCAAGCACCGATCAATATTGCAGTAAAAGAGTGCATTACACTCTATCGCCAGACAGCCAATCTCACTGATCAAGAGTTAGCCTTTCTTCCGTTGATGCCTGCGCTACTGCTACTTAATAATATGCAGTTCTTTGAACCAGATAATTCTGATGAAGAGTGTGCAGAGCACGTACAATGGCTAACTTACCTGCTAGACGGTGTTAAGCAGCACCGCAAACAGTTACGTCAAGCGGTCGTAGCACTGCTAAAGACCACTGCCGATGCTGCGCACGATTAA
- the ovoA gene encoding 5-histidylcysteine sulfoxide synthase codes for MSQQNRISQMKTPLLTGEDPEAKRAELKAYFQNTWSTYESLFELIAQDKAFFLRPEPLRHPLIFYFGHTAVFFVNKLILGKFLDHRIDPRLESLCAIGVDEMSWDDLDSRHYEWPSADEVRAYRGKVASTIESLIDQMPLSLPIQQDSLAWVILMGCEHERIHLETSSVIMRMLPLEYLQQDPRWQACPYHGDAPSNHLKAVSTQTIVKGKKLEDLTYGWDNEYGEQVTEVEAFDAATYLVSNREFIDFINAGGYQAPDYWTEEGQAWLRFSRAEMPRFWLRKNGQYYQRNLIEEIPLPANWPVEVNYLEAKAFCNWKAKSTGETIRLPSEAEWYCLRELISTDLPTWQEAPGNINLEYFASSCPIDKFETAGFYDIIGNVWQWTESPIDGYTGFEVHPLYDDFSTPTFDGKHNLFKGGSWISTGNEALKSARYAFRRHFFQHAGFRYIRAQQAEPVQAPVHNYETDMEITCQLEAHFGKPPTGVPNFQVNTVKLLLEEITPKPEAKVLDIGCGVGRASFELAKHAAQVDAIDFTARNIQQGYALLEQGEKRYTSQTEGELVAFNTIDLHTLGYEQDKHKINFIQGDPCNLKPRFSGYDLVLANNLIDRLNQPARFLEQMWERLNDKGYLVITSTYDWQETFTNKQYWLGGIKVNGENFTTLDGLTELLIPKFELVSVKSLPFVLPQNKRRAIYATAEMTIWRKR; via the coding sequence ATGAGTCAGCAGAACCGTATCAGCCAGATGAAAACGCCTCTGTTAACGGGCGAAGATCCCGAAGCAAAGCGTGCCGAATTAAAGGCTTACTTTCAGAATACCTGGTCAACCTACGAGTCACTATTCGAGCTGATTGCTCAAGACAAAGCTTTCTTCCTGCGGCCTGAGCCACTGCGCCACCCGCTAATTTTCTACTTTGGCCATACCGCCGTTTTTTTCGTCAACAAGTTAATACTGGGTAAGTTTCTAGATCATCGTATCGATCCGCGGCTGGAAAGCCTATGCGCTATCGGCGTCGACGAGATGAGTTGGGATGACCTAGACAGTCGTCACTATGAATGGCCCAGTGCTGACGAAGTTAGAGCCTATCGTGGCAAAGTCGCCAGTACGATTGAAAGCCTGATCGATCAGATGCCGTTGTCACTGCCAATTCAACAGGATTCACTTGCTTGGGTGATACTGATGGGCTGTGAGCATGAGCGTATTCACCTTGAAACTTCTTCGGTGATCATGCGCATGTTGCCGTTAGAATATTTGCAGCAAGATCCTCGCTGGCAAGCTTGCCCCTATCATGGTGATGCGCCAAGCAATCACCTAAAAGCGGTGAGCACACAAACCATAGTTAAGGGCAAAAAACTTGAAGACCTTACTTATGGCTGGGACAACGAGTATGGGGAACAAGTCACGGAAGTCGAAGCTTTCGATGCCGCTACCTATCTGGTTTCCAATCGGGAGTTTATCGATTTCATTAACGCAGGGGGCTATCAAGCACCTGACTATTGGACGGAAGAAGGACAGGCTTGGCTACGCTTCTCCCGCGCCGAGATGCCCCGCTTCTGGTTAAGAAAGAATGGCCAATACTACCAGCGTAACTTAATCGAAGAGATCCCACTGCCGGCGAATTGGCCGGTAGAGGTAAACTATCTGGAAGCCAAAGCTTTTTGCAATTGGAAGGCAAAATCTACCGGAGAAACCATTCGCTTACCCTCTGAGGCAGAGTGGTATTGCCTACGTGAGCTGATATCCACGGATCTCCCCACGTGGCAAGAAGCGCCCGGCAATATTAACCTAGAATACTTCGCTTCCAGCTGCCCTATCGACAAATTTGAAACAGCAGGTTTTTACGACATTATCGGCAACGTATGGCAATGGACCGAATCCCCTATCGATGGCTACACCGGCTTTGAAGTGCATCCACTATATGATGACTTCTCCACACCCACTTTTGACGGGAAACATAACCTATTCAAAGGCGGAAGCTGGATATCCACCGGCAATGAAGCGCTGAAAAGTGCCCGTTACGCATTTCGCCGCCACTTCTTCCAACATGCCGGTTTTCGATATATTCGCGCGCAACAAGCCGAGCCTGTGCAGGCTCCCGTGCATAACTATGAAACCGATATGGAGATCACTTGCCAACTCGAAGCGCATTTTGGCAAGCCACCGACTGGAGTCCCCAACTTTCAGGTCAACACAGTGAAACTGCTTCTCGAGGAGATCACGCCAAAACCGGAAGCCAAGGTGTTAGACATTGGTTGTGGTGTCGGGCGCGCCAGCTTCGAGCTCGCCAAACATGCAGCCCAAGTTGACGCCATCGACTTCACCGCGCGCAATATTCAACAAGGCTACGCCCTGCTCGAACAGGGAGAGAAACGCTACACCAGTCAAACCGAAGGAGAGCTGGTCGCGTTTAACACCATTGACCTGCACACCCTTGGCTATGAGCAAGATAAACATAAAATCAACTTTATTCAGGGCGATCCATGCAACCTTAAGCCCCGCTTTAGCGGCTACGATTTGGTACTAGCAAATAACTTAATCGACCGGCTTAATCAGCCCGCTCGTTTTCTTGAACAGATGTGGGAGCGCTTGAACGACAAAGGGTATCTGGTGATCACATCAACCTACGATTGGCAGGAAACGTTTACCAACAAACAGTATTGGCTTGGTGGCATAAAGGTCAACGGCGAGAACTTTACCACACTAGATGGACTCACTGAGCTGCTGATCCCGAAATTTGAACTCGTATCGGTGAAGTCGTTGCCTTTTGTTCTGCCGCAAAACAAGCGCCGGGCAATTTACGCTACAGCCGAAATGACGATTTGGCGTAAAAGGTAG
- the pykF gene encoding pyruvate kinase PykF translates to MRKTKIVCTIGPASESKEMLTKLVKAGMNVMRLNFSHGDYDEHGARINAVREVSAELGQKVAVLLDTKGPEIRTMNLADGDVILEAGQTFTLTTDQSITGDNTRVAVTYEDFAKDLSVGNTVLLDDGLIQLTVTEISGNDVICRVENTGELGNKKGVNLPGVSVNLPALSEKDKGDLVWGCQQGVDFVAASFIRRQSDVVEIRDLLNANGGSDIKILSKIENQEGVDNFDGILAASDGIMVARGDLGVEIAVEEVIFAQKMMIDKCVIARKPVITATQMLDSMIKNPRPTRAEAGDVANAILDGTDAVMLSGESAKGKYPAETVAIMAQICERTDNAMPPVQRELPEEVGALRITESLCKSAVATARNLDAKAIVVCTNEGKSVKSVRKYFPEAQILAMTSNAKTAQHLCLTKGVSASVVEDFENSDCIYTRAKEKAVQYGLAKAGDAIVVVAGALVGTTNTISVHTI, encoded by the coding sequence ATGAGAAAGACCAAGATAGTTTGTACTATTGGACCAGCGTCAGAATCTAAAGAGATGCTTACCAAGCTTGTTAAAGCAGGCATGAACGTAATGCGTTTGAACTTCTCCCACGGTGATTACGATGAGCACGGCGCACGTATCAATGCGGTTCGCGAAGTATCTGCCGAACTGGGTCAGAAAGTCGCAGTCCTTCTCGACACTAAAGGTCCTGAAATCCGTACCATGAACCTGGCTGACGGTGATGTGATCCTGGAAGCGGGTCAAACTTTCACTCTGACTACAGACCAAAGCATCACTGGCGACAACACTCGTGTTGCTGTGACTTACGAAGATTTCGCAAAAGACCTGAGTGTTGGCAATACCGTATTGCTGGACGACGGCCTTATCCAACTGACTGTCACTGAAATCAGCGGTAACGACGTAATCTGCCGTGTTGAAAACACTGGTGAGCTGGGTAACAAGAAAGGCGTTAACCTGCCGGGCGTTAGCGTTAACCTGCCTGCCCTGTCTGAGAAAGACAAAGGTGACTTGGTTTGGGGTTGTCAGCAAGGTGTTGACTTCGTTGCGGCTTCTTTCATCCGTCGTCAATCTGACGTTGTTGAAATCCGTGACCTGCTGAATGCCAACGGCGGTAGCGACATCAAGATCCTGTCAAAAATCGAAAACCAGGAAGGCGTTGATAACTTCGACGGTATTCTGGCTGCTTCTGACGGCATCATGGTTGCTCGTGGTGACCTGGGTGTTGAAATCGCCGTTGAAGAAGTTATCTTCGCGCAGAAGATGATGATCGATAAGTGTGTTATTGCACGTAAGCCGGTTATCACTGCCACTCAGATGCTTGATTCAATGATCAAGAACCCACGTCCAACTCGCGCAGAAGCGGGCGACGTTGCCAACGCCATCCTTGATGGTACTGACGCGGTTATGTTGTCAGGTGAATCTGCTAAAGGTAAATACCCAGCAGAAACCGTTGCTATCATGGCTCAAATCTGTGAGCGCACTGATAACGCGATGCCTCCTGTACAACGTGAGTTGCCAGAAGAAGTGGGTGCGCTGCGCATCACCGAATCTCTGTGTAAGTCAGCTGTTGCAACGGCACGCAACTTGGATGCAAAAGCTATCGTTGTTTGCACTAACGAAGGTAAATCAGTTAAGTCTGTGCGTAAGTACTTCCCAGAAGCACAAATTCTGGCAATGACTAGCAATGCAAAAACTGCACAGCACCTGTGCCTGACTAAAGGCGTTAGCGCTTCTGTTGTTGAAGACTTCGAAAACAGCGACTGCATCTACACTCGCGCGAAAGAGAAAGCGGTTCAGTACGGTTTGGCAAAAGCTGGCGACGCAATCGTTGTTGTAGCGGGCGCCCTTGTTGGTACCACTAACACTATCTCTGTTCACACTATCTAA
- the recC gene encoding exodeoxyribonuclease V subunit gamma, with protein sequence MLTVYPANRLEDLALLVQAVLAQRQGGVLQPDTVLVESKGMQHWLNLELASSQGISMNLEFPMPSRFIWDLARNLLGQESVPKQSNYRREVLAWRLDQLLASAEFLQLAEAEQATHYWLGETGQPDRLKRFQLATKLADIFEQYMMFRPDWLMKWQAGESAIVDALVASQGQHTERWQRWLWCALVAQEPNHPVHLQQLAIEAIPANVSKLPKQVLIFAINTLAPQTLAFFEALAEHTQVHLFHLNPCVTFWGDLKSDKLLAKQQREQQVLSWTDEQSDLGNPLLANLGQQGKEFFNALQGVKSYEISAFDEPANKTEREITASVLNCVQRDILLLQDARAAEVPPRFVDDSVVISTAHSALREVQTLHDYLLHQFQNKPDLKPQDVLVMCPAIEDYAPYIDAVFRRPWDKADGSASPKLPCSIADRTLLDAEPLIAVFCELLQLPDSRFEVSKILDYLRLPALQAKFGFSHDELTLVEWWLKEAAIHWGRDQEHKRTITQQDASSETYTWQWGLSRLLLGFAQGDSFYIDRNSAGGDEGQRCRLLLPHVEGQQAVLLGRLMQLLERLQWHTAELLKSRTAEQWQVYLLGLKESFFAPDASNEQDASDLISQVINSLAEYTAQADYGDKIELAVIRHYLNHHFTQPDGGNHFLTGQITFCSMVPMRSIPFKVIAVLGLNDGQFPRQSTPLSFDLMSQQPRRSGDRSRRGDDRYLFLEALISARETLYLSYQGRNIRNNSERQPSLILKELMDYLERGYGWQLLEADDEAQGPADLLQQSLHPFSRDSYQGRFPSFDPGWTRLQQPGALRENQLQLPALELPVEPVALSTIIKGFDNPLKQFAEQRLALRFNELALGLEDPEPFASDSLQAYLIREAFAQQMLAGQSTEEVKLLHSLSGHLPESPITDALFDEWQQQAQLYSDKLTQFGEITTEAVNIEIDGITLSADLSWRQHVDDANCPELLLGRPASRKAKDEIGLRLHHLVATVVRDQPCQSRGVFLHTPNRGKSWSARQAVFAATLSPQEARAELSNWLSYWQQSLTTPSLLHGGLGKTLFGKASAEQPLPDVEDLTVQQLWRKTIAGDDNVRGLMADDYFQWFYPLVPPLDERVVRSLADLYLPLYQQLQEVK encoded by the coding sequence GTGCTGACCGTTTATCCTGCCAATCGATTAGAAGACCTGGCGCTGCTAGTGCAAGCTGTTTTGGCGCAGCGGCAAGGTGGTGTGCTGCAGCCCGATACAGTTTTGGTTGAAAGTAAGGGGATGCAGCATTGGCTTAACCTTGAACTGGCTAGCAGTCAGGGTATTTCGATGAATCTCGAATTCCCCATGCCCTCACGTTTCATTTGGGATTTGGCACGAAATCTGTTGGGGCAGGAGAGTGTTCCTAAGCAATCGAATTACCGCCGTGAGGTATTGGCCTGGCGTCTGGATCAATTGCTAGCGTCTGCGGAGTTTTTGCAGCTTGCTGAAGCGGAGCAAGCCACCCACTACTGGTTGGGTGAGACTGGCCAGCCCGATCGCTTAAAGCGTTTTCAGTTGGCGACCAAGTTGGCTGATATCTTCGAGCAGTACATGATGTTCCGCCCAGATTGGTTAATGAAATGGCAGGCGGGGGAGTCAGCAATCGTTGATGCTCTGGTTGCTAGCCAAGGGCAACATACCGAGCGCTGGCAGCGCTGGTTATGGTGTGCGCTTGTGGCGCAGGAGCCCAATCATCCGGTACATCTGCAGCAGTTAGCGATAGAAGCGATACCCGCCAACGTCTCTAAGCTACCAAAGCAAGTGCTGATCTTTGCCATCAATACGTTAGCACCGCAGACCTTGGCATTTTTTGAAGCGTTAGCGGAACATACTCAAGTGCACCTGTTTCACCTTAATCCCTGCGTCACCTTTTGGGGTGATCTGAAGAGCGATAAGCTGCTGGCAAAACAGCAGCGCGAGCAGCAGGTGCTGTCATGGACGGATGAGCAAAGTGATTTAGGCAACCCGTTGTTAGCCAATCTCGGCCAACAGGGTAAAGAGTTCTTCAATGCTTTGCAGGGAGTGAAAAGTTATGAGATCAGTGCGTTTGATGAACCAGCTAACAAAACAGAAAGAGAAATTACAGCTTCTGTATTGAACTGTGTGCAGCGCGATATCTTGCTGTTGCAGGATGCTCGTGCTGCCGAAGTACCTCCTCGTTTTGTCGATGACTCTGTGGTTATCAGTACAGCCCACAGTGCGCTGCGTGAGGTACAGACGCTACACGATTACCTGTTGCATCAATTTCAGAACAAGCCCGATCTTAAGCCGCAAGATGTGTTAGTGATGTGCCCAGCGATCGAGGATTACGCGCCCTATATCGATGCTGTGTTTCGACGCCCTTGGGACAAAGCGGATGGCAGCGCTAGCCCAAAACTGCCCTGTTCAATTGCTGATAGAACACTGCTTGATGCCGAACCATTGATTGCCGTGTTCTGTGAGTTGCTGCAGCTACCCGACAGTCGTTTTGAAGTCAGTAAGATCCTTGACTATTTGCGCTTACCTGCATTACAGGCAAAATTTGGCTTTAGCCATGATGAACTGACGTTAGTTGAATGGTGGCTAAAAGAGGCCGCGATCCATTGGGGGCGCGATCAAGAACATAAACGCACGATCACTCAGCAGGACGCAAGCAGCGAGACCTATACCTGGCAGTGGGGCCTCAGTCGTTTGTTATTGGGATTTGCCCAAGGCGATAGTTTCTATATCGATCGAAATTCAGCTGGCGGTGATGAAGGTCAGCGATGTCGACTGCTGTTACCCCATGTTGAAGGGCAGCAAGCGGTATTGCTTGGCCGCCTGATGCAGTTATTGGAGCGTTTACAGTGGCACACGGCGGAACTGCTGAAATCACGCACAGCAGAACAGTGGCAAGTGTATCTATTGGGACTAAAAGAGAGCTTTTTTGCCCCCGACGCCAGTAATGAACAGGACGCCAGCGACCTTATTTCGCAGGTGATTAATAGTCTGGCGGAATACACGGCGCAAGCGGACTATGGCGATAAAATTGAGTTGGCAGTGATCCGCCACTACCTTAATCACCATTTTACCCAGCCGGATGGTGGTAACCATTTTCTGACCGGACAGATCACTTTCTGCTCTATGGTACCGATGCGGAGTATCCCGTTTAAGGTGATCGCGGTGCTGGGATTAAACGATGGCCAGTTTCCAAGACAAAGTACGCCTCTGAGTTTTGACCTGATGTCGCAGCAGCCCCGCCGCAGCGGAGATCGTTCGCGTCGTGGTGACGATAGATACCTGTTTCTGGAAGCGTTGATCTCCGCTCGTGAAACTCTCTATTTAAGTTATCAGGGGCGGAATATTCGTAACAATAGCGAACGCCAACCCAGTTTGATCTTAAAAGAGCTGATGGACTACCTAGAGCGAGGGTATGGTTGGCAGTTATTAGAGGCTGACGATGAAGCGCAAGGGCCTGCTGACCTGTTGCAGCAATCGTTGCACCCGTTTAGTCGAGACAGTTATCAGGGGCGTTTCCCCAGCTTTGATCCGGGATGGACACGACTGCAGCAACCGGGGGCGCTACGTGAAAATCAGTTACAACTGCCAGCGTTGGAGCTGCCAGTTGAACCGGTAGCGCTTTCTACCATTATTAAAGGCTTCGATAATCCGTTAAAGCAGTTCGCCGAACAGCGTCTGGCGTTGCGTTTTAATGAATTGGCGCTCGGCTTGGAAGATCCTGAACCTTTTGCCAGCGATTCGCTACAGGCCTATTTGATCCGGGAAGCGTTTGCCCAGCAGATGTTAGCCGGACAAAGCACCGAAGAGGTTAAGCTGCTGCATAGTTTAAGCGGTCACCTGCCTGAATCGCCGATCACCGATGCGCTGTTTGATGAATGGCAACAGCAAGCACAGCTCTACAGCGACAAATTGACGCAGTTTGGTGAGATCACCACCGAAGCGGTAAATATTGAGATCGACGGTATAACTTTGAGTGCGGACCTGTCGTGGCGTCAGCATGTTGATGATGCAAATTGCCCAGAGTTGTTGTTGGGACGGCCTGCCAGTCGCAAAGCCAAAGATGAGATAGGTTTGCGGCTACATCATCTTGTGGCGACGGTGGTAAGAGATCAGCCTTGCCAGAGCCGTGGTGTGTTTTTGCATACGCCAAATCGCGGTAAAAGCTGGAGTGCGCGGCAAGCAGTGTTCGCCGCGACGCTATCGCCGCAAGAGGCTAGAGCCGAGCTTTCTAACTGGCTAAGTTATTGGCAGCAGTCGTTAACAACGCCGAGTTTGTTACACGGCGGTTTGGGGAAAACCCTGTTTGGTAAAGCCAGCGCTGAACAGCCGCTTCCTGATGTTGAAGATCTGACCGTACAACAGTTATGGCGTAAAACCATTGCTGGTGATGACAACGTCCGTGGTCTTATGGCCGACGACTATTTTCAGTGGTTTTATCCGTTAGTCCCCCCTCTAGATGAGCGTGTAGTACGATCACTTGCCGATCTATATCTGCCGCTGTATCAGCAGTTGCAGGAGGTTAAGTAA